A genomic segment from Lates calcarifer isolate ASB-BC8 linkage group LG13, TLL_Latcal_v3, whole genome shotgun sequence encodes:
- the tmem119a gene encoding transmembrane protein 119 yields the protein MKSLLVLHVTCVTLLSLWCSVCHSTPMFYNISMDGSGDEAELELLFPTSTRAPVHITTATGAPTLTNTITTTMIRLKDFVLSRVVDFLQENLLIIIVVTSLLIVMVFIICCASAMSHKRKLEAYKPPPNPPRKYMADKTGGRKNSGDLQERPYAVDHVKRVQTQSMASPKNLRTPSKALVGERGRDVRLSPRQEVRKVRSAEEAEKRREEPKHKEQSKHREEVQQSSGPSTSSSQPVCTCHLKKAHH from the coding sequence ATGAAGTCTCTTTTGGTTCTTCATGTCACCTGTGTGACCTTGCTCTCGCTGTGGTGCAGTGTGTGTCACTCCACGCCTATGTTTTACAACATTTCCATGGATGGTAGCGGTGACGAAGCCGAGCTGGAGCTCCTTTTCCCAACCTCCACCCGAGCACCTGTTCACATCACCACTGCTACTGGAGCTCCCACCCTCACcaacaccatcaccaccaccatgaTCCGACTGAAGGACTTTGTCCTGAGCCGAGTGGTGGACTTCCTGCAGGAGAATTTgctcatcatcatcgtcgtgACCTCCCTTCTCATCGTCATGGTCTTCATCATCTGCTGTGCCTCCGCCATGAGTCATAAGCGCAAGCTGGAGGCCTACAAGCCCCCCCCCAATCCACCCAGGAAGTACATGGCAGATAAAACGGGCGGGCGCAAGAATTCAGGCGATCTCCAGGAGAGGCCTTACGCCGTCGACCACGTCAAGAGGGTCCAGACTCAGAGCATGGCGTCTCCCAAGAACCTGCGCACGCCCTCCAAGGCTCtggtgggagagagggggagagacgTCAGGTTGTCGCCTCGCCAGGAGGTCAGAAAGGTCAGGTCGGCAGAGGAGGCGGAAAAGCGGAGAGAGGAGCCCAAGCACAAAGAGCAGTCTAAGCACAGGGAGGAGGTGCAGCAGAGCTCTGGCCCCAGCACCAGCTCCAGTCAGCCGGTCTGTACCTGCCATCTGAAAAAGGCCCACCACTAG
- the iscu gene encoding iron-sulfur cluster assembly enzyme ISCU — MATVSLRKSATSLLLFSRRLLKPELTALCSYHKKVVDHYENPRNVGSLDKNSKNVGTGLVGAPACGDVMKLQIEVDENGKIVDAKFKTFGCGSAIASSSLATEWVKGKSVDEALKIKNTDIAKELCLPPVKLHCSMLAEDAIKAALSDYRLKQQDKKEERVKATS; from the exons ATGGCGACTGTCTCCTTACGAAAGTCTGCGACCTCGTTGTTGTTATTTAGCAGAAGGTTATTGAAGCCGGAGCTGACTGCTCTCTGTTCATATCACAAAAAG GTGGTAGACCACTATGAAAACCCAAGAAATGTGGGCTCTCTAGACAAAAACTCCAAGAACGTGGGGACAGGGTTGGTGGGTGCACCAGCCTGTGGTGATGTAATGAAACTTCAG ATCGAGGTGGATGAAAATGGGAAGATTGTGGATGCAAAATTCAAGACATTTGGCTGTGGATCAGCCATCGCCTCCAGTTCTCTAGCAACAGAGTGGGTCAAGGGGAAGTCG GTTGATGAAGCTCTGAagataaaaaacacagatattgCTAAAGAACTCTGCCTTCCTCCAGTCAAGCTTCATTGCTCTA TGCTTGCAGAAGATGCCATAAAAGCAGCGCTGTCAGACTACAGACTGAAACAACAGGACAAGAAGGAGGAGCGTGTTAAAGCCACCAGTTAA
- the LOC108878483 gene encoding leucine-rich repeat transmembrane protein FLRT3, with translation MSPCPPGCCCLHPGLLVLCESLGLRSLPRSVPLSTSALSVARNQLCNVDHLLRPFSSLQELSLSHNLLARFPRGLPPSLESLLLQENRITYITAGALRQLGNLTRLDLEDNRIRSIQPGALRGLSKLRVLTLKGNELTSLPLNLPPSLTHLDLSANCISTLDLPSLSVLVNLQVLRINSNCLRSVPESAFDGLPRLRSVDLANNLWVCECDILYLYRWLLSDRLKMATDLVCTEPVHLAHRLLLNLSVVAICPRVLTPNEKPRKRDLNSALERKLETLTVKATAQSSFENKGNLGDLPERISTETTAALFSKDVPKTRVLIEHYTLETLTYQECLSLNETQSVSPVHLKTTTPLPSEEQKCRDNVTSRYPQGNATSAEGTWSLLPTNRDAPWPTPNPRPFAQQDSAMVVPLLAVLCVLVVLLTLAVLLVLKQVLLRRQRVAPLGAGSGG, from the coding sequence ATGTCTCCCTGTCCTCCTGGCTGCTGTTGTCTTCACCCAGGGCTTCTGGTTCTGTGCGAGTCCCTGGGTCTCAGGTCACTCCCCCGCTCCGTCCCCCTCAGCACCTCAGCTCTGTCCGTGGCCAGGAACCAGCTCTGCAACGTGGACCACCTGCTCCGGCCTTTCTCCAGCCTCCAGGAGCTCAGTCTCAGTCACAACCTGTTGGCCCGCTTCCCTCGTGGCCTGCCTCCCAGTCTGGAGTCCCTGCTGCTGCAAGAGAACCGTATCACTTACATCACTGCAGGCGCCCTGAGGCAGCTCGGAAACCTCACCCGCCTGGATCTGGAGGACAACAGAATCCGTTCCATCCAGCCCGGGGCGCTCCGGGGTCTCAGCAAGCTGCGGGTCCTGACGCTGAAAGGGAACGAGCTCACGAGCCTCCCCCTGAACCTCCCTCCATCGCTCACCCACCTGGACCTCTCAGCCAACTGCATATCCACCCTGGACCTGCCCTCACTCTCTGTCCTGGTCAACCTGCAGGTCCTGAGGATCAACAGCAACTGCCTGCGCTCAGTCCCAGAGAGTGCCTTTGACGGCCTGCCGCGTCTCAGATCTGTGGACCTCGCCAACAACCTGTGGGTGTGCGAGTGTGACATTCTGTATCTTTACCGCTGGCTGCTGAGCGACAGGCTGAAGATGGCCACAGACTTGGTGTGCACAGAGCCAGTGCACCTTGCTCACCGTCTGCTTCTGAACCTCTCTGTCGTGGCTATCTGTCCCCGTGTCCTGACGCCAAATGAGAAGCCGCGCAAAAGGGACCTTAACTCTGCACTGGAGAGGAAGCTGGAGACTCTGACAGTGAAAGCAACAGCACAAAGCTCATTTGAAAACAAGGGGAATTTAGGAGACTTGCCAGAGCGAAtatcaacagaaacaacagctgcacTCTTTTCCAAAGATGTTCCCAAGACGCGTGTGTTAATTGAACACTACACTTTAGAGACCCTCACCTATCAGGAGTGTTTATCCTTAAATGAAACACAATCTGTGAGCCCAGTCCATTTAAAAACTACTACTCCCCTTCCTAGTGAGGAACAGAAATGCAGAGACAACGTGACAAGCCGTTACCCTCAGGGCAACGCAACCTCTGCTGAAGGGACATGGTCTTTGCTTCCTACAAACAGGGACGCACCCTGGCCAACTCCCAACCCACGACCGTTCGCACAACAAGACTCTGCAATGGTCGTCCCTCTGCTCGCCGTGTTATGTGTATTAGTAGTCCTCCTAACACTGGCAGTGCTGCTCGTACTGAAACAGGTACTCCTGCGGCGACAGAGGGTGGCTCCGCTTGGTGCAGGGTCTGGTGGATGa